In one Vulgatibacter incomptus genomic region, the following are encoded:
- a CDS encoding diacylglycerol kinase family protein, which produces MSFGRQTLGRSFACASRGVVATLATQRNMRIHYAAATLAACLSCVLQLSRVEIAVVLAAIALVWATELVNTAVEAAIDLASPDPHPLARIAKDAAAGAVLVCAAFSIGAGALVFGDKLSPLRLRPGGFGLACAVAAISLAGAGAIALARRRLVQPLPPHAIGPRAVGIAEPPPRRTDEAAEPAPVAVSAGK; this is translated from the coding sequence ATGAGTTTCGGACGACAGACGCTCGGGCGAAGCTTCGCATGTGCCTCTCGGGGCGTGGTCGCGACCCTCGCCACCCAGCGCAACATGCGGATTCACTACGCCGCCGCGACGCTCGCCGCCTGCCTCTCGTGCGTCCTCCAGCTCTCCCGGGTGGAGATCGCCGTCGTCCTCGCGGCCATCGCCCTCGTGTGGGCGACCGAGCTCGTCAACACGGCGGTCGAGGCCGCGATCGATCTTGCGTCCCCCGATCCGCACCCCCTCGCGCGGATCGCCAAGGACGCCGCCGCCGGCGCGGTCCTCGTCTGCGCGGCCTTCTCCATCGGCGCCGGCGCGCTCGTCTTCGGCGACAAGCTCTCGCCCCTGCGCCTCCGGCCGGGCGGGTTCGGGCTGGCGTGTGCGGTTGCCGCGATCTCGCTGGCGGGCGCCGGGGCCATCGCCCTCGCGCGCCGCCGCCTGGTGCAGCCGCTCCCTCCCCACGCGATCGGGCCCCGTGCGGTCGGGATCGCCGAGCCGCCGCCGCGCCGTACCGACGAGGCCGCCGAGCCTGCGCCGGTCGCGGTGTCCGCCGGAAAATGA
- a CDS encoding YceD family protein, which produces MDFLVKTDQIKAAPLRQQRELRLADLDGILHAEPPTAFRAAAATTLGTRLERVNERDIVFEGDAELRVETDCKRCLAAVPLEIPLHFLLDLVDRDKVADLVANAAGDDDGDGEIGGSFAADDANQILYSGREIDLAPIVREQILLALPMDSLCRDDCKGLCQVCGLNLNEGACSCDQHVPDPRWAGLKGIKIDR; this is translated from the coding sequence ATGGACTTCCTCGTAAAGACCGATCAGATCAAGGCGGCCCCGCTTCGCCAGCAGCGCGAGCTCAGACTCGCGGACCTCGACGGGATCCTTCACGCCGAGCCGCCCACCGCCTTTCGCGCCGCCGCCGCCACGACCCTCGGCACCCGCCTGGAGCGCGTGAACGAGCGCGACATCGTCTTCGAAGGGGACGCCGAGCTGCGCGTCGAGACCGACTGCAAGCGCTGCCTCGCGGCGGTCCCCCTGGAGATCCCGCTGCACTTCCTCCTCGACCTCGTGGATCGGGACAAGGTCGCGGACCTGGTGGCGAACGCCGCCGGCGACGATGACGGCGATGGCGAGATCGGGGGGTCCTTCGCGGCGGACGACGCGAACCAGATCCTCTACTCGGGCCGGGAGATCGACCTCGCGCCGATCGTGCGGGAGCAGATCCTCCTCGCGCTCCCCATGGACAGCCTCTGCCGGGACGACTGCAAGGGTCTCTGCCAGGTCTGCGGCCTCAACCTGAACGAAGGAGCCTGCTCCTGTGACCAGCACGTGCCGGATCCCCGGTGGGCTGGTCTCAAAGGAATCAAGATCGATCGTTGA
- a CDS encoding DUF488 domain-containing protein gives MSLRIKRAYEDPSPSDGYRVLVDRVWPRGKTKESVAIDVWMRDVAPSTELRKWFGHDPNRWADFRTRYLEELRHEPARALVAELADRASRGTLTLVYGAKDEEHNQAVVIAEAIHRHMAAPSHEPAQHP, from the coding sequence ATGAGCCTCCGCATCAAGAGGGCCTACGAGGATCCTTCGCCCTCCGACGGATACCGCGTGCTGGTGGATCGCGTCTGGCCCCGCGGCAAGACCAAGGAATCCGTCGCCATCGACGTCTGGATGCGCGACGTGGCCCCCAGCACCGAGCTGCGCAAGTGGTTCGGCCACGACCCGAACCGGTGGGCCGACTTTCGGACCCGCTACCTCGAGGAGCTCCGACACGAGCCTGCCCGGGCCCTCGTGGCGGAGCTCGCCGATCGGGCGTCCCGTGGCACGTTGACCCTGGTCTACGGGGCCAAGGACGAAGAGCACAACCAGGCCGTCGTCATCGCCGAGGCCATCCATCGCCATATGGCCGCCCCTTCGCACGAGCCCGCACAGCATCCCTGA
- a CDS encoding MFS transporter produces MSATPSASKPALGRRLVWLMAFAAGATVANLYFNQPLLTEIGASFGASKQALGLVPTLPQVGYAIGILLLVPLGDSLERRRMIVLLTVAISLALVAVAASPSLPFLLAASLVLGFTTVVPQLLIPFAAHLAPDESRGRIVGTVMSGVLIGILLSRTVAGFLGAWLGWRAVFWIAAGLMLLMAAAMRLMLPAQKPESPMPYPALLRSLGALWREEPIVRRHALLGAASFASFAAFWAILALHLQALPGAYGSDVAGIFGVVGVVGALAAPLVGRYADRHGGLRVNGIAISLLVLAYVGLWAFGSSLVGIAAGVILLDLGAQSNHISNQTRVYSRRPEARSRLNTLYMVSCFAGSSAGAWLASVAWNGWGWAGVCAVGAGAAALGWPVLAAARRRASADPQGARLAS; encoded by the coding sequence CGGCTCGTCTGGCTGATGGCCTTCGCCGCCGGCGCGACGGTTGCGAACCTCTACTTCAACCAGCCCCTCCTCACCGAGATCGGCGCCTCCTTCGGCGCATCGAAGCAGGCCCTCGGCCTGGTGCCGACGCTCCCGCAGGTGGGATACGCGATCGGGATCCTGCTCCTGGTGCCCCTGGGCGACAGCCTCGAGCGTCGCCGGATGATCGTCCTGCTCACAGTGGCGATCAGCCTCGCCCTCGTCGCGGTCGCGGCGTCGCCGTCGCTCCCGTTCCTGCTGGCCGCGAGCCTCGTCCTCGGCTTCACCACCGTGGTCCCGCAGCTCCTCATCCCCTTCGCCGCGCACCTCGCGCCGGACGAATCGCGCGGGCGGATCGTCGGCACGGTGATGAGCGGCGTTCTGATCGGGATCCTCCTCTCGCGCACGGTTGCGGGCTTCCTGGGGGCCTGGCTCGGGTGGCGGGCGGTCTTCTGGATCGCGGCGGGCCTGATGCTGCTGATGGCGGCGGCGATGCGGCTCATGCTGCCCGCGCAGAAGCCGGAGTCGCCGATGCCGTATCCGGCGCTGCTCCGCTCGCTGGGCGCGCTCTGGCGGGAGGAGCCCATCGTCCGGCGGCACGCTCTCCTCGGCGCGGCCTCCTTCGCGTCCTTCGCCGCCTTCTGGGCGATCCTCGCCCTCCACCTCCAGGCGCTGCCGGGCGCGTATGGGTCCGACGTCGCAGGGATCTTCGGGGTCGTGGGGGTGGTGGGCGCGCTGGCGGCGCCGCTGGTGGGGCGCTACGCGGATCGCCACGGCGGCCTCCGCGTGAACGGCATCGCGATCTCGCTGCTGGTGCTGGCCTACGTGGGCCTCTGGGCCTTCGGCTCGAGCCTGGTGGGGATCGCCGCCGGCGTGATCCTCCTGGATCTCGGCGCGCAGTCGAACCACATCTCCAACCAGACTCGCGTCTACTCCCGCAGACCCGAGGCGCGCAGCCGGCTGAACACCCTCTACATGGTGTCCTGCTTCGCCGGCAGCTCGGCAGGCGCCTGGCTGGCCTCCGTCGCCTGGAACGGCTGGGGCTGGGCCGGGGTGTGCGCCGTCGGCGCCGGGGCGGCGGCTTTGGGCTGGCCCGTGCTGGCCGCTGCCCGGAGGCGCGCGTCGGCCGATCCGCAGGGCGCACGCCTGGCAAGCTGA
- a CDS encoding adenylyl-sulfate kinase, which translates to MTGGGVVWITGRPASGKTTLARRLADALRERGVRPVILDSDEARAAITPAPTYEAWEREIVYRALAWAASRVSAGGAAAIVAATAHSAALRRSIRSIVPELFLVHARCSAATCERRDPKGLYARARASPESTLPGVGVDYEAPADADRTVDTEHPVPGAILGELAEAIVAHRG; encoded by the coding sequence GTGACCGGCGGCGGTGTCGTCTGGATCACGGGACGACCGGCCTCGGGAAAGACCACCCTCGCCCGCCGTCTCGCCGACGCGCTCCGCGAGAGGGGCGTCCGCCCGGTGATCCTGGACTCCGACGAGGCGCGGGCGGCGATCACCCCGGCGCCGACCTACGAGGCGTGGGAGCGGGAGATCGTCTACCGGGCGCTGGCCTGGGCGGCCTCCCGCGTCTCGGCAGGCGGCGCCGCCGCGATCGTTGCGGCGACGGCCCACTCGGCGGCGCTGCGGCGGTCGATCCGGTCGATCGTCCCCGAGCTCTTCCTCGTACACGCCCGATGCAGCGCCGCCACTTGCGAGAGACGGGATCCCAAGGGCCTCTACGCTCGAGCCCGGGCCTCGCCGGAATCGACGCTGCCGGGCGTCGGCGTGGACTACGAGGCACCAGCAGACGCCGATCGCACCGTGGACACGGAACATCCCGTCCCGGGCGCGATCCTCGGCGAGCTCGCCGAGGCCATCGTCGCCCACAGGGGGTAG
- a CDS encoding phosphotransferase family protein, which translates to MNLEPQPKPVSGCRAVLPTFELTRYIEERFSARVASIEPMKTKAGGKGFGYGALHRIVLEGTPERALVLHRGGSCGFGHDTLADRASSVLLAYETDNELPAHVRAIDVGAIDREGRLTSLEGTRDFFVLTEYAEGVPYFLELQRASTRERPLLPELDHLDALASYLARIHADRGSSAEAYVRRTRDTFGGSEGIAGLLDSYDGRDLTGFASPSILVDIERRCVGWRARLKACSRRLCRVHGDFHPWNILFDGPALSLVDRSRGEWGEAADDVAALTTNFLYFALLARGRFAGSMRALWTRFFLRYEEATDDADLGLMLPPFFVWRALVLASPVWYPGVPTAVRRTLFRFIDRVLDVDRFDPLAIDSLVDRAAA; encoded by the coding sequence ATGAACCTGGAGCCCCAGCCCAAACCCGTCTCGGGCTGCCGCGCCGTCCTTCCGACCTTCGAGCTCACCCGCTACATCGAGGAGCGCTTCTCCGCGCGGGTGGCGTCGATCGAGCCGATGAAGACGAAGGCGGGCGGCAAGGGCTTCGGCTACGGCGCGCTCCATCGGATCGTCCTCGAGGGCACGCCGGAACGGGCGCTCGTGCTCCATCGCGGCGGGAGCTGCGGGTTCGGCCACGACACCCTCGCCGACCGCGCGTCCTCGGTGCTCCTCGCCTACGAGACCGACAACGAGCTCCCTGCGCACGTGCGCGCGATCGACGTCGGGGCCATCGATCGCGAGGGGCGGCTGACCTCCCTCGAGGGCACGCGGGACTTCTTCGTGCTCACGGAGTATGCGGAAGGGGTGCCGTATTTCCTCGAGCTCCAGCGGGCTTCCACCCGCGAGCGCCCGCTCCTGCCGGAGCTCGACCACCTGGACGCCCTCGCCTCTTACCTCGCTCGGATCCACGCCGACCGCGGGAGCTCGGCGGAGGCGTACGTCCGCCGCACACGCGACACGTTCGGCGGCAGCGAGGGGATCGCGGGGCTCCTCGACAGCTACGACGGGAGGGATCTCACCGGCTTCGCGAGCCCTTCGATCCTCGTGGACATCGAGCGCCGCTGCGTCGGCTGGAGGGCCCGGCTCAAGGCCTGCTCCCGCAGGCTCTGCCGGGTGCATGGGGACTTCCATCCCTGGAACATCCTCTTCGACGGCCCGGCCCTCTCCCTCGTCGACCGCAGCCGCGGCGAGTGGGGCGAGGCGGCAGACGACGTGGCGGCCCTGACCACGAACTTCCTCTACTTCGCCCTCCTCGCCCGCGGCCGCTTCGCGGGCTCCATGCGCGCCCTGTGGACGCGCTTCTTCCTGCGCTACGAGGAGGCCACCGACGACGCGGACCTGGGCCTTATGCTGCCGCCCTTCTTCGTGTGGCGCGCGCTCGTCCTCGCTTCGCCCGTCTGGTACCCGGGCGTGCCGACCGCGGTGCGCCGGACCCTCTTCCGCTTCATCGATCGGGTGCTGGACGTCGACCGCTTCGATCCGCTCGCGATCGACTCGCTCGTCGATCGAGCGGCGGCGTGA
- the rpmF gene encoding 50S ribosomal protein L32, which yields MAVPKKRTSKQKRDQRRANWKISPPNVTRCASCAAPVLSHRICPSCGTYKGKQVVQVAE from the coding sequence GTGGCCGTCCCCAAGAAGCGTACGTCCAAGCAGAAGCGCGACCAGCGCCGCGCGAACTGGAAGATCTCGCCCCCGAACGTGACCCGCTGCGCCTCCTGCGCCGCGCCGGTCCTCAGCCATCGGATCTGCCCCTCCTGCGGCACCTACAAGGGCAAGCAGGTCGTGCAGGTCGCCGAGTAG
- a CDS encoding ABC-F family ATP-binding cassette domain-containing protein, translating into MIRFDSVSKQHGNQILFVEASATLNRGEKVGLVGPNGAGKSTLFRMVMRQETADEGQVAIDRGVTIGYFSQDVGEMAGRSALAETMSGAGEVSTVGTELASLEAALADPSRADELDKLVERFGEVQGRFEELGGYALEGSAREILAGLGFSESMMDGDVGGLSGGWKMRVALAQILLMRPDAMLLDEPSNHLDLESLIWLEGFLKGYEGALLMTSHDREFMNRIVGKIVEIDGGTLTTYSGNYDFYVQQRALNEAQAQAAYERQQAMLAKEMRFIERFKAQAAKAAQVQSRVKKLDKIEKVEAPKRQKTQHFEFQQSPRSGEDVVRLEGVYKGYGDRRIYDGLDLLIRRGERWCVMGVNGAGKSTLLKLVASSTTPDQGSVTVGASVKLGYFAQHAMELLDPGSTVFEALQNSFPRASQGSLRTLAGCFGFSGDEIEKPCRVLSGGEKARLVLAIMLYDPPNFLVLDEPTNHLDLATKEMLVEALKQFEGTMLIVSHDRHFLAALSNRVLELSEGDVRTYPAGYVEYVASTGREAPGLRE; encoded by the coding sequence TTGATCCGCTTCGACTCTGTCAGCAAGCAGCACGGAAACCAGATCCTCTTCGTGGAGGCCTCCGCCACCCTCAACCGCGGGGAGAAGGTGGGCCTCGTGGGACCCAACGGCGCCGGGAAGTCCACGCTCTTCCGGATGGTGATGCGCCAGGAGACGGCGGACGAGGGCCAGGTGGCCATCGATCGCGGCGTGACCATCGGCTACTTCAGCCAGGACGTCGGCGAGATGGCGGGGCGCTCCGCGCTCGCCGAGACGATGTCCGGGGCCGGCGAGGTGTCTACGGTCGGGACCGAGCTCGCCTCCCTCGAGGCGGCGCTCGCGGATCCGTCCAGGGCGGACGAGCTGGACAAGCTCGTGGAGCGCTTCGGCGAGGTCCAGGGTCGCTTCGAGGAGCTGGGCGGTTACGCGCTGGAGGGGAGCGCCCGGGAGATCCTCGCGGGCCTCGGCTTCTCCGAGTCGATGATGGACGGCGACGTGGGCGGCCTCTCCGGCGGCTGGAAGATGCGGGTCGCCCTCGCGCAGATCCTCCTGATGCGGCCGGACGCCATGCTCCTCGACGAGCCCTCGAACCACCTGGATCTCGAGTCGCTGATCTGGCTGGAGGGCTTCCTGAAGGGCTACGAGGGCGCGCTCCTGATGACCTCCCACGACCGGGAGTTCATGAACCGGATCGTCGGGAAGATCGTGGAGATCGATGGCGGGACGCTGACGACCTACTCCGGCAACTACGACTTCTACGTGCAGCAGCGGGCGCTCAACGAGGCCCAGGCCCAGGCCGCCTACGAGCGCCAGCAGGCGATGCTGGCCAAGGAGATGCGCTTCATCGAGCGCTTCAAGGCCCAGGCGGCGAAGGCGGCGCAGGTCCAGTCCCGCGTCAAGAAGCTCGACAAGATCGAGAAGGTCGAGGCTCCCAAGCGTCAGAAGACCCAGCACTTCGAGTTTCAGCAGTCGCCGCGCTCGGGCGAGGACGTGGTTCGCCTCGAGGGTGTCTACAAGGGCTACGGCGACAGGCGGATCTACGACGGCCTGGACCTCCTGATCCGCCGCGGCGAGCGCTGGTGCGTGATGGGCGTGAACGGCGCCGGCAAGTCCACGTTGCTCAAGCTCGTGGCGAGCTCGACGACGCCGGACCAGGGTTCGGTGACGGTGGGAGCGAGCGTGAAGCTGGGGTACTTCGCCCAGCACGCCATGGAGCTCCTCGACCCGGGAAGCACGGTCTTCGAAGCGCTGCAGAACTCGTTCCCCCGCGCTTCGCAGGGTTCGCTCCGCACCCTCGCCGGATGTTTCGGTTTCTCCGGAGACGAGATCGAGAAGCCTTGCCGGGTGCTCTCCGGTGGCGAGAAGGCGCGGCTCGTGCTCGCGATCATGCTCTACGATCCGCCGAATTTCCTGGTGCTCGACGAGCCGACCAACCACCTGGATCTGGCGACGAAGGAGATGCTCGTCGAGGCGCTGAAGCAGTTCGAGGGGACGATGCTGATCGTCTCCCACGATCGTCACTTCCTCGCCGCGCTCTCGAACCGGGTGCTCGAGCTCTCGGAGGGCGACGTCCGCACCTATCCCGCGGGCTACGTCGAGTACGTGGCGTCCACCGGCCGTGAAGCGCCGGGTCTTCGCGAGTAG
- a CDS encoding phosphoribosyltransferase encodes MRIFRDRTEAGEVLASMLPDLGDRTPIVLALPRGGLPVAVPVARALGAPLDVIVSRKLGAPGQPELGFGAVAEGGGRYVNRDTVRLLALSESRIAEVEAAERRELARRVEKYRGGKRLPSLEGRTVVLVDDGIATGGTVRAALESLRDLHPKRIVLAVPVAPAETARELREEVDELVCPEEPESLWAIGAWYEDFSQLRDEEVISWLQVAAPSEEHAPP; translated from the coding sequence ATGCGGATCTTTCGTGATCGGACCGAAGCCGGCGAGGTGCTCGCCTCCATGCTCCCCGACCTGGGGGACAGGACGCCCATCGTGCTCGCCCTCCCCCGCGGCGGCCTTCCCGTCGCCGTGCCGGTGGCGCGGGCGCTCGGCGCTCCGCTCGACGTGATCGTCTCTCGCAAGCTCGGTGCGCCGGGCCAGCCGGAGCTCGGGTTCGGAGCCGTGGCCGAGGGGGGCGGCCGCTACGTCAATCGCGACACCGTGCGACTGCTCGCCCTCTCGGAGTCCCGGATCGCGGAGGTGGAGGCGGCGGAGCGCAGGGAGCTCGCGAGGCGGGTGGAGAAATACCGGGGCGGCAAGCGCCTGCCCTCTCTCGAGGGTCGCACCGTGGTCCTCGTCGACGACGGCATCGCCACCGGCGGCACGGTGCGGGCGGCGCTGGAGTCCCTCCGCGACCTCCATCCGAAGCGGATCGTCCTCGCGGTCCCGGTGGCCCCTGCCGAGACCGCTCGGGAGCTCCGCGAGGAGGTGGACGAGCTCGTGTGCCCGGAGGAGCCGGAGAGCCTCTGGGCCATCGGCGCCTGGTACGAGGACTTCTCCCAGCTCCGCGACGAGGAGGTGATCTCCTGGCTCCAGGTGGCCGCCCCGTCGGAGGAGCACGCGCCGCCATGA